GCCCGGCCCCCAGATCCCTCCGCTCCACATAAGGAAGTGACGAGCAGCGCACCTGGTGTCGCTCCGCTGCTGAATGTAGATCCCGCACTTCACGCATTCCTGTGAGTCGGCTCGCGTCACGCATCACGCACTCGGTGTCTAACGGTACAGTGACGTCATCCACACGTCCGAACCCGATCCCGGTGAACCAGTCGCGGGTTCTATGGATCCTGGGGCGCAGTGATATCAGCAGCATACGTGTTGCTGGAGAGAGGCACCGGAACTACTTTCCTCCATGTAAAGAAACAGCTCTCCTTTTATGGAGGGGTCACTCCTTATATGGTCAATGAGCGGAACTTCCGGGAGGAGTGGGAGCACgtggaaggagggggggggggcaataacaataaaatcatGTGTCGTTTcgagtttgttgttgttgacgttGTTGAAGTTGTTGACAGTCCTACGAAGCTGGTGTACTTCCGTGTAAATCTCCATGGTAACAGATGCTGAGGATactcatagatatatataaagactagatgtctcgtctgcggtgccggccaacggagccagacgtcaccacatggcggccatcttgctacggggcagttcgctcacccataacattgtgttaataaccataacttgctcaattttcaaccgattttgaaacggtttggtttgttataaacgtcagagatgttgttatgacactgcataaattacaatttgttttttttagaaaataacataattattcataagtatgcagtgtcatagatggccgccatgtggtgacgtccggctccgtcgaacgagacatctagtctttatatatgtctatgagGATACTGATCTGAACTGTCGGTCAAACGGACCAATCAGGTGACAGATCTACAGGATCCTCACATGGACAGAAGAGTGGAGGCTCCAGTAAAGTGAGAGACGTCGGGAACCACTCGTTAGCGTTTCACTGAGACGCTTCAGATCTCGGGAGGAAGTCGGGTTCAGTGAAGCCGCAGGAAACAGATCTGTGAACCATAGATCGTGTTAGAGGTGAAAGTGTAGAACAGTCGTTTCAATGTTTGCCCTCAGAGATCTGCTCAAGGTGCATGCTGGGACTTCATCTGTCtgaggtgaggtgaggacaACCAgaccacccccccgcccccctacACTTTATAGACGTCAGTGGACGCACTCAGACGtctgggaggtcagaggtcagaggatcAGTCAATCCCAGGATCAGAGCCGATTGGTGGACTGGCAGGAAGCACCTAGGGGGTCCGTGATCCAGGATCAGGATTCTATCTTTGTCTCAGATTAACGTGCGGTCGCAGCCGCCGCTCGCCACTCGCTCGCCACTCGCTCGCCACTCGCTCGCTCCTCGCCTGCGGACATGTCCCTCAGCGGCAGCTCGGGCCCCAGCCCCCCCTGGAGGAACAACAGCTTCACCCTGGGGACCGGCAGAGACCCTCCTCTGTCCGACCAGGGAGAGACCATCATCGGAgtctacctgctgctgctgggtgagTCCACACACctgtcctgcagggggcgacacCGGCATGGCTCACCTGTCCTGATGTGTCCTCTCTAATGGTTGTAGGTTGGTTGTCCTGGTTTGGAAACAGCAtcgtcctcttcgtcctctacagacagaggaagacgctGCAGCCCACCGACTACCTGACCTTTAACCTCGCCATCTCCGACGCCAGCATCTCGGTGTTTGGATACTCCAGAGGCATCATCGAGATCTTCAACGTGTTCCAAGACAGCGGCTACCTTATCTCCTCCATCTGGACCTGCCAGGtacacctgcccccccccccccccgagtccCACCTGAGACACAGTGCTGGTCTGGTTTGTCTCAGCTGTCTCGTCTGTCTCGTGCAGGTGGACGGTTTCTTCACGCTGGTGTTTGGTCTGAGCAGCATCAACACTCTGACCGTGATCAGCGTCACGCGCTACATCAAAGGATGTCACCCGAGCAGAGGTCAGAGTCTGAACCAGGTCcaaccagcaggaggcgctgtgTCCACTGATATTAAAACTAATATAACTCTAGCCTGGGGGACGAGGTGGACATGTCTTTGGAAGAATCCAGTAAATTCTGGTGTGAATATGGAGAAAGGGTTCAAATGAAAAAAGCTTTTATGTCTTAAAAACTGCGACAAAACCTTTCATCAGTTTCAGTTTGTTCACGTATATGACAGTagttgtgtgtaacgtgtgtgtgtgtgtgtgtgtgtgtgtgtgtgtgtgtgtgtcagctcgTCATATCACTGTGTCCAGTGTCTCTGTGAGTCTCCTGCTCATCTGGATCACAGCTGGATTCTGGTCTGGAGCTCCGGTGCTCGGTTGGGGCAGCTACACAGGTCGACCAACACCGACTGCTCTGTTTGAAACGCTGCAGCTTTCtgatgtgacctctgacctctgactcctgaCCTCTGATTCCTGTCCTCTGACCCCCATGACCTCTCTGCAGATCGTGGGTACGGGACGTGTGAGATCGACTGGGCCAAAGCGAGCTACTCCAGCGTCTACAGGTCGTACATCATCTCCATCTTtatcttctccttcttcatccCCGTGCTGGTCATGCTCTTCTGCTACGTGTCCATCATCAACACGGTGAAGCGAGGGAACGCCATGTCAGCAGAGGGCGACCTGACCGACCGCCAGAGGAAGATCGAGAGAGACGTCACCATCGTGAGTCGGGACGACCCACAAGTCCCCAGCGTACGGTCCGTCCAGCCGAGCGTCTCACGGGTCCGATCCTcttgtctctgtcctgcaggttTCCATAGTGATCTGTACGGCCTTCATCCTCGCCTGGTCTCCCTACGCCGTGGTGTCCATGTGGTCGGCCTGGGGCTTCCATGTGCCCAACCTCACCAGCATCTTCACCCGCCTCTTCGCCAAATCGGCCAGTTTCTACAACCCGCTCATCTACTTCGGACTCAGCTCCAAGTTCCGCAAAGACGTGACCGTGCTGCTGCCCTGCGCACGGGACGCCAAGGACACGGTCAGGTTGAAGCGCTTCAAGCCAAAGGCCGACGGCcgcgctgctgctgcaggaggaggagccagactcAAAGTTCCTCTTGACCAGGCGGACAAGAAGTACACCCCGGCGTGCCAGGCCAAAGCCAGCCCCCCCTGCACGCCGCCGCccgtcaacaaggaggtgttcttCATCGACCTGCCGAGGCCGTCTGAGGCCGGCTCCGAGTACGAGTGTGACCGGCTCTGATGGACGCGGCGGCTGGTCGACCACGGCCCGATCACATGGGATGTAAATCATATCTATGatgtaaataacaaacaagCGGACAGGATATCTGATATTCTGTCTGTGACGTCTCAAACTCCACTCACACAGGAAGTAGAAAAACtgtagaaaaacagaacaactTTAATgaagaaatgtaaataaaatttTGTTTaatgatttgtattatttgtattaaagtGTAATAAACTTCGTCATTACACCAAATAGAGAGTTTGAGTTTCCAATATAAATTCTGTGGACAGTTAGGACAGTTACAGGAGGGATTTCAGAAAAGTGAATTTGGTCTCGTGATTCATTAATGAGGACGAGGGAGTTTGAATATTTGCATCGTGTTTAAGATTGTTTgagataaaaaacatatatggATTGTCTGGACTTTGATTTATTGCAACAGGAAATAATTCAGTCATCGAGGATTCGTCAGACGAATCAAATCTCTGCATCAGCTGTTTTCAGTTTGCATCAGCACTAGTTTGGAGACCACATATCGATTGTGTTAAAGTAATATTTAAATCAATGAAATCTGAGACGTCAGCTGAGGAcacactgccccctgcaggacagGTGGACCTGTGATGTCTTCTCTTGGTCCAACGGAGACAAGACACCTTCAGCTTGTGGTGCATGATGGGAAGTGACCCATCAATGAAAAACAGCATCTATGTAAGATTTAAGCACAGCATCttatatattcaatattcaagattatctttcatattttatatcCCACCTGAAGAGTGGGCGGTAGTTACCAGTGTgacacagcagggggcagcagcgCACTGGACTCAACCATCAgtcactcgttcacacctgaAAACTAACGAGAACACAATGTGTCTCTTGATGtgtgtctatgagtgtgtgtgtctgtatgtgagtgtgtgtgtgtgtgtgtgtgtttgtctgtgtgtgtgtatatgtaggtttgtgtgtgtgtgtgtgtgtgaaaatgtgtgtgtgtgtgagctgaagCGTGTGACCCCCTGTGAGGTCACACGTCGTGACATTGAcgcagtagaagaagaaaagatggCGGCGGCTCGTCCATTAAAAACATCAGGTCAGATTTTTCTTCAACGTCAGCAAAAAATTTGAAAGTGCTCAGAGACGTCGTTAAATTTTCATCAGCAGCAAGAGAGCGATGAATTATTCACACAGagctgaggtcacacacacacacacacacacatccacacacacacacacacacgttcacatgtttacatttactttactttaattCATTTGATTCATCTAAAAACAACCTGATGCTATTTCTAATTCACAATCTGAGACTTCTATTCTTACGTTTTTGGAACTTGTTTATTCCTGATGTGCaggcacctgtgtgtgtgtgtgtgtgtgaacctgtgtgtgtgaacctgtgtgtgtaaacctgtgtgtgtgaacctgtgtgtgtgtgaacctgtgtgtgtgtgtgtgaacctgtgtgtgtgtaaacctgtgtgtgtgtgtgtgaacctgtatgtgtgtgtgaacctgtgtgtttgtgtgtgaacctgtgtgtgtgtgtgtgaacctgtgtgtgtgtgtgtgaacctgtgtgtgtgaacctgtgtgtgtgtgtgtgaacctgtgtgtgtgtgtgtgtgaacctgtgtgtgtgtgtgtgtgaacctgtgtgtgtgtgtgtgtgaacctgtgtgtgtgtgtgtgaacctgtgtgtgtgaacctgtgtgtgtgtgaacctgtgtgtgtgtgtgtatgaacctgtgtgtgtgtgtgtgtgaacctgtgtgtgtgtgtgtgaacctgtgtgtgtgtgtgaacctgtgtgtgtgtgtgtgaacctgtgtgtgtgtgtgtgaacctgtgtgtgtgaacctgtgtgtgtgtgtaaacctgtgtgtgtgtgtgaacctgtgtgtttgtgtgaacctgtgtgtgtgtgtgtaaacctgtgtgtgtgtgtgaacctgtgtgtgtgtaaacctgtgtgtgtttgaatctgtgtgggtgaatctgtgtgtgtgaacctgtgtgtgtgtgtgtgtgtgtgtgtgtgaacctgtgtgtgtgaatctgtgggtgtgtgtgaacctgtgtgtgtgtggtaacctgtgtgtgtgtgtggacctgtgtgtgtgtggtaacctgtgtgtgtgagaacctgtgtgtgtgaacctgtgtgtgtgtgtggtaacctgtgtgtgtgagaacctgtgtgtgtgaacctgtgtgtgtgtgtgtatgaacctgtgtgtgtgtgtgtgaacctgtgtgtatgaatgtgtgtgtgtgtgtgtgaacctgtgtgtgtgtgtgtgaacctgtgtgtgtgtgtgtgaacctgtgtgtatgaatgtgtgtgtgtgtgtgaacctgtgtgtgtgtgtgtgaacctgtgtgtgtgtgtgtgtgtgtgtgaacctgtgtgtgtgtgtgtgaacctgtgtgtgtgtgtgtgtgtgaacctgtgtgtgtgtgtgtgtgaacctgtgtgtgtgtgtgtgaacctgtgtgtgcaGCTTTACATGTGTTATTTGTCTAAAACATGATTTATCTCAATTGGTTTCTACAATAAACTTGAATATGATTTATTGATGATTTATTCCGTGTCCTCACAGCAGAGGAACAGGACATGAGACAGACATGAACTGACAGAGACGTCCTTCAGacagaggacgagaggagacacacagaacTTCACccacatccagacacacatCGCAACACAACTACACCAAAAACCAAATCCTCTACAACTTCCTCATCAGatcaaaatatacacacactacctgccacattttaaaaagatttaaatgtTTGCCTATTTAATACCTTTAGAATATTAATTTCTTAAACATTTTCTGCACttattttcattcttttataTGTTTCTTGAGTTTTCATTGGGCCACATCCAGTAGCGGCTGGCaaatagattatatatatatatatacaccgtcaccgtgacctttgaacCCTGAAACTGAATCAGTGAGTCCAGGTGAACTTGACCAGATGTAATCTGTTGTATcactgtgaggtcactgtgaccttgacctttgacatccaAGCACCAAAATctaagttgttgttgtttttacaacTGTTTGATACTGAGCAGCCAGGATGGAACCAACCGGCTGAATGAGAAGTGAAGGTCAGGAGGATCCTCTATAATCTCTGAGAGTGAATCCATCgtacagtggtgagtagataatgagtgaactttcatatttctgtgaactatccctttaatgtctCATCAACCCCTCAGTGATTGGTTGATAGTGATCAGTGTTGCTCTGCAGGATGTAAAGTTCCATTCGTCTGAAACCTGCTCACGTTCCCACTGAGGTTCAAAGAGAATTCTTCATCAGCATCAACATCACCTGACGTTAATAATTCAACTGCTGATGATTGGACGAATAAATATTacatcacacagagagagagagagagagagagagagagagagagagggagagagagagagagagagagagtgttagagtgagagtgagagagagagtgttagagtgagagtgagagtgagagagagagagacatagatagagggagagtgagagagagagacatagatagagggagagtgagagtgtgagagagagcgagagaaagatagagtgagagacatagatagagggagagtgagagagagagagagagagtgttagagtgagagagagagagtgagagagtgagagagagagagtgtaagagagagaaagagagggtgagagagagagagtgttagagtgagagtgagagagagtgagagagacatagatagagggagagtgagagagagagagtgagagagcgagagaaagatagagtgagagagtgagagagtgagagagagagagagaaagatagagtgagagagtgagagagagagatagatagatagatagatagatagatagatagatagatagatagatagatagatagatagatagatagatagatagatagatagatagatagatagatagatagatagatagatagatagatagatagatagatagatagatagatagatagagagagtgagagagtgagagagacagagagagagagagggagacatcgatagagggagagtgagagagagagagagagtgttagagtgagagagagtgagagagtgagagagtgagagagtgagagagtgagagagtgagagagtgagagagacatagatagagggagagtgagagagagagagagagagagagagggagagagagagagggagagagagagagaggtgaaaaaCAAACCGGCTCTGCTGCACTTGTAGTTTCTTTCTTGGGAAGTGTAgttctttaaacacacacaaacacactgggggTGATGTGACTGTAACACTGTGACTGTCTGAACAGATGAacttcagatgtgtgtgtgtgtgtgtgtgtgtgtgtgtgtttcgtcGTTATCTGTCTGCAGGGGGTCGATCTGTGGTCAccactttcctctctctctgtgggggGGAGGCAGAGTGTTTCATcagaccagcagggggcagtgtggAGGTGGGCGGTGCCCTCGGTCGCCCTCACAGATGTCTCTAGGATTTAATGATGGCGAGCGGGCGAGCGAGCACTTTTCACCACCGGGCCTCATTACTGCCGACGCCACCGAACGCCACGACACCCCCGATCCAACCGTCGGAACGAAGGGAGGCTTAACGAGCGGGAGATGAAGGCAGCGTGGGAGTCGTCATGGCGACAGCTGTGGGCGGGAGGGAACcatttaaagatggacgcctGAGTCTGAGGTTTAATTCAAACGTGTGTGAGTAACAACCCTAAGCCTAACCCGATGGAACAACCAATAACCATCAGGACAAAGcgtgtccagcagggggcactgGAGCACCGAGCACCTGGACAGGTAACCAGCGgcagacacattcacacctgcAGCCGCTGGTTCGATTCCACACAGATCCATGAAGCATTGTGTTGGATTCATACTTACAGTCTACGTGCACACAAAGGACGAAaaatggcacacacacacctgaagatGAAAACCACAATCCACCTGGAAACATACGCATGCAGATCGGCCTCAGGCTCCGCCCTCCATAGATGGTCGATAAAGAACCTCAtgaatatgtgtgagtgtgtgtgtgtgtgtgtgtgtgtgtgtgtgtgtgtccgtgtgtgtgtgtgatgtgttcagatgagcagagaacaaacacaacactgagaCTTTGTAGTGAATCTTTGCAGCTGCAGCCTCATTAAAACCTGATCAGAATATTTATGTAACGTCTCATTAACATGGAAACAGAGATCTGGtgttagaggagagagaggtctcactctgctgctcaAACACAAGCTCACTTTTATTcttcagatgttttttatgtctcagacaaacagagacgGTCAAGATGTTCGTCCTTCACTGTTTCATCgtttccatccctccatccctccatcacttcatccctccatccctccatcacttcatccctccatccctccatcacttcatccctccatcacttcatccctccatccctccattcatccatcacttcatcacttcatccctccatccctccatcacttcatcccttcatcacttcatccctccatcccttcatccctccatccctccatcccttcatccctccatcacttcatcccttcatcacttcatcacttcatccctccatcacttcatcatcacttcatcccttcatccctccatcacttcatccctccattACTTCATtacttcatccctccatccctttatccctccatcacttcatccctccatcacttcatccctccatcacttcatcacttcatccctccatcacttcatcccttcatccctccatcacttcatccctccatccatccatcacttcatccctccatccatccatcacttcatcacttcatccctccatccctccatccctccatcacttcatccctccatccctcaatcacttcatccctccatccctccaaccctccatcacttcatccctccatcccttcatccctccataacttcatctgtccatcacttcatccctccataacttcatctgtccatcacttcatcccttcatccctccatcacttcttcacttcatccctccatccctacatcacttcatccctccatcccttgatcacttcatcccttcatccctccatccctccatcccttcatccctccatcacttcatccctccatccctcaatccctccatcccttcacccctccatcacttcatccctccatcacttcatccctccatcccttcatccctccatcacttcatccctccatcacttcatccctccatccctccatcccttcatcacttcatcccttcatccctccatcacttcatcccttcatccctccatccctccatcacttcatcccttcatccctccatccctccatccctccatcacttcatccctccatcacttcatcccttcatccctccatcccttcattacttcatccctccatcccttcatccctccatcccttcatccctccatcacttcatccctccatcccttcatccctccatccctcaatccctccatcccttcatccctccatcacttcatccctccatcccttcatccctccatcacttcatccctccatcacttcatccctccatccctccatcccttcatcacttcatcccttcatccctccatcacttcatcccttcatccctccatcacttcatcccttcatccctccatccctccatcacttcatccctccatcacttcatcccttcatccctccatcccttcatccctccatcacttcatccctccatcacttcatccctccatccctccatcccttcatcacttcatccctccatccctccatcaccagTGAACAGACTGTACCTGCTCTGACTCTTAATTCCCCCCCGACCCTGATGAAGGTGAAGCGTCGTCCTGTCGATCGATACGAGTTGATGGAGCGATCGATAACTTCTGATGGGGGGGCAGTCTGATGCTAACAATGCTAAtgacacactcactcacactcactcacacacacacacacacacacacccacacacacacacagagcaggggaTCGTGGgaaacgcccccccccctgtattGATCGATGGTGGTGCAGCAGCTGTTTCCCTGGAGCCTCGGAGCAGGACACTGACTCTGGTCTGTGGGTTTGGAACcagcgacctctgacctctgacctctgaagaGTATTTAAGTGTTTGTGTATTAGTTTCCACAGTAGCTACATCACacaggagggtgaggagggggaggagcttgtGTTACAGGAAGCTGAGCGCTGCAGCGACTTCCTGAATTATTGATCAACTGAATGGACAAACTTTTTTTCCGTGGTCACGTTTCGGTTTGACTGTCGGTCACCGGAGATTTCCCATGAGGCCTCAGTCACCAGGTCGTCACGGAAACAGGACACCTCTCATCctgactgacagagagagagagtcagcagGGCGAACGATGAGGTCACCTCTGAGGGTTCTTCATCATCATagccatcttcatcttcttcttcatcatcttcttcatcttcatcatcatgatcaccatcatcttcatcatgatcaccatcatcttcatcttcatcatgatcaccatcatcttcatcttcatcatgatcatgatcatcatcttcatcatgatcaccttcatcatcatcatcatcagcatcatcatcatcaccatcttcatcatcatcatcatcatcatcatcttcatcatcatcatcatcatcatcatcatcatcatcatcatcatcatcatcatcatcatcatcatcatcatcatcatcttcatcatcatcaccatcttcatcatcatcatcatcatcatcatcatcttcatcatcatcttcatcatcatcaccatcttcatcatgatcaccatcatcatcatcatcttcatcttcatcttcatcatgatcaccttcatcatcatcatcatcaccatcttcatcatcatcatcatcatcatcatcatcatcttcatcatgatcaccatcatctttatcatcatcaccatcttcatcttcatcaccatcttcatcttcatcttcatcatcatcatcatcatcatcatcatcatcatcatcatcatcatcatcatcatcatcatcatcatcatcatcatcatcatcatcatcatcatcatcatcaccatcatcttcatcatcatcaccatcttcatcatgatcaccatcatcatcatcatcttcttcatcttcatcatcatcatcttcatcttcatcatcatcattatgtcattatcctcatcatcatctttatcttcataaacataattttcatcatcatcatcttcatcatgatcaccatcatcttcatcttcatcatcatcatcaccatcttcatcttcatcttcttcttcatcatcttcttcatcttcatcattatcttcatcaccatcatcttcatcatcatcatgatcaccatcatcttcatcttcatcttcatcatgatcaccatcatcttcatcttcatcttcatcatgatcatcatcttcatcatgatcaccttcatcatcatcatcatcatcatcaatcatcaccatcatcatcatcatcatcatcatcatcttcttcatcttcatcatcatcatcatcatcatcttcatcttcatcattatgtcatcatcctcatcatcatctttatcttcataaacatcatcttcatcatcatcatcttcatcatgatcaccatcatcttcattttcatcttcttcttcatcatcttcttcatcttcatcattatcttcatcaccatcatcttcatcatcatcatgatcaccatcatcttcatctt
The sequence above is a segment of the Limanda limanda chromosome 2, fLimLim1.1, whole genome shotgun sequence genome. Coding sequences within it:
- the opn6a gene encoding opsin 6, group member a, with translation MSLSGSSGPSPPWRNNSFTLGTGRDPPLSDQGETIIGVYLLLLGWLSWFGNSIVLFVLYRQRKTLQPTDYLTFNLAISDASISVFGYSRGIIEIFNVFQDSGYLISSIWTCQVDGFFTLVFGLSSINTLTVISVTRYIKGCHPSRARHITVSSVSVSLLLIWITAGFWSGAPVLGWGSYTDRGYGTCEIDWAKASYSSVYRSYIISIFIFSFFIPVLVMLFCYVSIINTVKRGNAMSAEGDLTDRQRKIERDVTIVSIVICTAFILAWSPYAVVSMWSAWGFHVPNLTSIFTRLFAKSASFYNPLIYFGLSSKFRKDVTVLLPCARDAKDTVRLKRFKPKADGRAAAAGGGARLKVPLDQADKKYTPACQAKASPPCTPPPVNKEVFFIDLPRPSEAGSEYECDRL